The proteins below are encoded in one region of Corallococcus silvisoli:
- a CDS encoding ATP-grasp domain-containing protein, producing MSPSREATAILFGRNPHQPDPFDVEADAAEALGVDTYQADLSALLSRDAERALSGVPERGRLRLLYRGWMLTEEEYGALDEAVAALGHRLMTTPEQYAAAHYLPRWYPRLARYTARSVWTEGTDVAEAWHAARRLGPSPWIVKDHVKSAKERWAEACFVPADATREDFERVCLNLLDARGDRFERGFVVRRFLPLKVYGRTPEGPAHLEFRLFFGRGRLLAAEPYHEFDVEVPDFSAFAPLGQRIASPFFTLDVAMLEDGGWAVVEVNDGGVSGLPPGLDPRDLFAALLGIR from the coding sequence ATGAGCCCTTCGCGCGAGGCGACGGCGATCCTCTTCGGGCGCAACCCGCACCAGCCAGACCCCTTCGACGTGGAGGCCGACGCGGCGGAGGCCCTGGGTGTGGACACGTATCAGGCGGACCTCTCCGCCCTGCTGTCCAGGGACGCCGAGCGGGCGCTCAGCGGGGTGCCGGAGCGAGGGCGGCTGCGGCTGCTGTACCGGGGCTGGATGCTCACGGAGGAGGAGTACGGAGCGCTCGACGAAGCGGTGGCGGCGCTGGGGCACCGGCTGATGACGACGCCAGAGCAGTACGCCGCCGCGCACTACCTGCCCCGCTGGTATCCGCGCCTCGCCCGCTACACCGCGCGCTCCGTCTGGACGGAGGGGACGGACGTGGCGGAGGCGTGGCATGCGGCGCGGCGGCTCGGGCCGTCGCCGTGGATCGTGAAGGACCACGTGAAGTCCGCGAAGGAGCGCTGGGCGGAGGCGTGCTTCGTGCCCGCGGACGCCACGCGCGAGGACTTCGAGCGCGTCTGCCTGAACCTGCTCGACGCGCGAGGCGACCGCTTCGAGCGCGGCTTCGTGGTGCGCCGCTTCCTGCCGCTCAAGGTCTACGGGCGCACGCCCGAGGGGCCCGCGCACCTGGAGTTCCGGCTGTTCTTCGGCCGGGGCCGGCTGCTCGCGGCGGAGCCGTACCACGAGTTCGACGTGGAGGTGCCTGACTTCTCCGCCTTCGCGCCGCTGGGCCAGCGCATCGCGTCTCCGTTCTTCACGCTGGACGTCGCGATGCTGGAGGACGGGGGCTGGGCGGTGGTGGAGGTGAATGACGGCGGCGTCTCCGGCCTGCCGCCGGGGCTCGATCCCCGCGACCTCTTCGCCGCGCTGCTCGGCATCCGGTAG
- a CDS encoding serine hydrolase domain-containing protein, producing the protein MPNPSDLLHAELRRYLRGYPTASVCAAMSWQGTTHVEGLRHKGPPPSTEAIFSLGSLTEVFTAALLSVMVERGDVRLDEPLGRLIPASLLSDEVARAITLEQLATHTAGLPNLPPNLDAAPQNPDDPFGHYSAGLFGEFLRGYHPQRPPPHPSSESFLGMGVLGHALSRRAVLNYGHAMRDLLCKPLGLADTTARVTDEQAPRLLSGHTARGKPVPPWTFPALPGAGALHATVGDVLRFLEASLGRGEPFFTRALSRMQAPRVKAGPWQRGLGWNVSRVRGHDVVWRSSAMGGSVGFMGLCVAADAAVVLLSDHGWSLFSALRGRVPLEAPGLALLSRVLPG; encoded by the coding sequence ATGCCGAACCCTTCGGATCTCCTCCACGCGGAGCTGCGGCGCTACCTGCGCGGCTACCCCACTGCCTCCGTGTGCGCGGCCATGAGCTGGCAAGGGACGACGCACGTCGAAGGCCTTCGCCACAAGGGGCCCCCTCCGTCCACGGAGGCGATCTTCTCCCTGGGGTCGCTCACGGAGGTCTTCACCGCGGCGCTGCTGTCGGTGATGGTGGAGCGGGGCGACGTGCGGCTCGACGAGCCCCTGGGGCGGTTGATCCCCGCGTCGTTGCTGAGCGACGAGGTCGCGCGCGCCATCACCCTGGAGCAGCTGGCGACGCACACCGCGGGCCTGCCCAACCTGCCCCCCAACCTGGACGCGGCCCCCCAGAATCCGGACGACCCGTTCGGCCACTACTCCGCGGGCCTGTTCGGCGAGTTCCTTCGGGGCTACCACCCCCAGCGTCCGCCGCCGCACCCGTCCTCCGAGTCCTTCCTGGGCATGGGCGTGCTCGGCCACGCGCTCTCCCGGCGCGCGGTGTTGAACTACGGGCACGCGATGCGGGACCTGCTCTGCAAGCCCCTGGGCCTCGCGGACACCACGGCGCGCGTCACCGACGAGCAGGCGCCGCGCCTGTTGTCCGGCCACACCGCGCGAGGCAAGCCCGTGCCGCCCTGGACCTTCCCGGCGCTCCCCGGGGCGGGGGCGCTGCACGCCACCGTGGGGGACGTGCTGCGCTTCCTCGAAGCGAGCCTCGGGCGGGGGGAGCCCTTCTTCACGCGGGCCCTGTCCCGCATGCAGGCGCCCCGCGTGAAGGCCGGGCCGTGGCAGCGGGGCCTGGGGTGGAACGTCTCCCGGGTGCGCGGACACGACGTGGTGTGGCGCTCGTCCGCGATGGGCGGCTCCGTGGGCTTCATGGGCCTGTGCGTCGCGGCGGACGCGGCCGTGGTGCTCCTGTCCGACCACGGGTGGTCGCTGTTCTCCGCGCTGCGGGGCCGCGTGCCCCTGGAAGCGCCGGGGCTCGCGCTCCTCTCCCGGGTGCTGCCCGGCTGA
- a CDS encoding Vps62-related protein, with protein MSGPPILTFGTVNQFQLMYSDKGSGADLDGCFYRGVVSGDTTFLLGDYAQGNYNPPSGSVLTVSVQNDDPTNPALAAPTGYALIWTDQGSGADMDGSLWMPIAPQGYVALGAVSQTGYNSPYIPNLRCIRFDLVKQGLIGSLIWSDEGSGADLDVSCYATSSPGLFYAQGNYNPPVGPVWVPSQLVSNS; from the coding sequence ATGAGTGGCCCGCCGATCCTCACCTTTGGCACCGTCAACCAGTTCCAGCTCATGTACAGCGACAAGGGCTCAGGCGCGGACCTGGACGGCTGTTTCTACCGGGGCGTCGTGTCCGGTGACACCACGTTCCTGCTGGGGGACTACGCCCAGGGCAACTACAACCCGCCCTCCGGCTCCGTCCTCACCGTGTCCGTGCAGAACGATGATCCGACGAACCCCGCGCTCGCGGCGCCCACCGGCTATGCGCTCATCTGGACCGACCAGGGCAGCGGCGCGGACATGGACGGCTCGCTCTGGATGCCCATCGCGCCCCAGGGCTACGTGGCGCTCGGGGCGGTGTCGCAGACGGGCTACAACTCGCCCTACATCCCCAACCTGCGCTGCATCCGGTTCGACCTCGTGAAGCAGGGGCTCATCGGCTCGCTCATCTGGAGTGACGAGGGCAGCGGCGCGGACCTGGACGTGTCCTGCTACGCCACCAGCTCGCCCGGGCTGTTCTACGCGCAGGGCAACTACAACCCGCCCGTGGGGCCGGTCTGGGTGCCTTCGCAGCTCGTCTCCAACTCCTAG